A window of the Zhongshania aliphaticivorans genome harbors these coding sequences:
- the minE gene encoding cell division topological specificity factor MinE, which produces MSIFDYFRSAKKDTASIAKERLQIIVAHERNQRNKPDYLPKLQQELLEVIRKYVDVNQDQVEVQLDNNGNCSVLELNITLPDRAQ; this is translated from the coding sequence ATGAGCATCTTCGATTATTTTCGCAGCGCAAAAAAAGACACGGCATCCATCGCAAAAGAACGCCTGCAAATTATTGTGGCGCATGAGCGCAACCAGCGTAATAAGCCTGACTATCTACCTAAATTACAACAGGAATTACTCGAAGTAATTAGGAAGTACGTCGACGTAAATCAAGATCAAGTTGAAGTTCAACTCGATAACAACGGCAATTGCTCGGTGCTGGAACTCAATATCACCCTACCCGACAGAGCCCAATAA
- a CDS encoding parallel beta-helix domain-containing protein, translating into MKKIIPLGLLWLSLLLAVPSLMAAEIAVKDGESIQSAVNKASTGDVILVYPGTYKESVYVDKDGITIRGVVEDGEWPVMEGEGKRNDAILYSGNDFTVEWLTITHYKGNAIMGQAGNNFVIRYNRVIDTGVYGIFPQFGKNGLIEYNVLSGIEDAAIYVGMCDNVDVLHNEVFDNVAGIEIENTRHALVENNYAHDNTAGLLVFITPGLPIKTTFDVILRNNFVVNNNTANFGAPGSIVSKVPAGIGIVVMAADDVVIEGNIISGNKTAGVVVTDLAFITDISSDPESEPNPDRMVFLDNLMFDNGADPVADVKALMLTQFSRSGPDILANMGSAQEPDNCIINRERYTSFGVKKWSECERTDTSDIVSMLIPGGAPDEVVTTENRTRLLYQGICAGCHAYNMRMIGPPTLTVQALYHNDPQAIADYIAAPHKVRPDYPTMPPQGHLSPELRREVAEFMLSVTK; encoded by the coding sequence ATGAAGAAAATAATCCCCTTGGGGCTGTTGTGGCTTAGCCTATTATTGGCTGTGCCGAGTTTGATGGCCGCTGAAATCGCAGTAAAGGATGGCGAGTCCATACAGAGTGCGGTGAACAAAGCCAGCACCGGTGATGTGATTTTGGTTTATCCGGGCACATACAAAGAAAGTGTTTATGTCGACAAAGACGGCATTACTATTCGCGGTGTTGTGGAAGATGGCGAATGGCCGGTGATGGAGGGTGAAGGAAAACGGAATGATGCAATTCTGTATTCTGGCAATGACTTTACTGTCGAGTGGTTAACCATTACCCATTACAAAGGTAATGCGATCATGGGGCAGGCCGGTAATAATTTTGTTATCCGTTATAACCGAGTTATTGATACCGGTGTATACGGTATTTTCCCCCAGTTCGGTAAGAACGGTTTGATTGAATACAATGTCCTGAGCGGAATAGAAGACGCGGCAATCTATGTTGGTATGTGCGATAACGTTGATGTACTTCACAATGAAGTCTTTGACAATGTGGCAGGTATTGAAATTGAAAATACGCGTCATGCACTTGTAGAAAATAACTACGCCCACGATAACACCGCTGGTCTACTGGTGTTTATTACTCCCGGCCTGCCAATTAAAACCACCTTTGACGTTATTTTAAGAAACAATTTTGTAGTGAATAACAATACCGCCAACTTTGGTGCGCCTGGCTCTATCGTCTCTAAAGTGCCTGCCGGTATTGGTATTGTGGTGATGGCTGCAGATGATGTGGTGATTGAAGGTAATATTATTTCGGGAAATAAAACGGCTGGTGTGGTTGTAACGGATCTAGCGTTTATTACTGATATTTCTAGTGACCCTGAGTCTGAACCTAATCCAGACCGTATGGTGTTCCTTGATAATCTGATGTTTGACAATGGTGCTGATCCCGTTGCCGATGTGAAGGCATTAATGTTAACCCAGTTTAGCCGTTCCGGCCCTGATATTCTGGCCAATATGGGGTCGGCACAAGAACCTGATAATTGCATTATTAACCGTGAGCGTTACACCAGTTTTGGTGTGAAAAAATGGAGTGAATGCGAACGGACAGACACCTCAGATATTGTCAGCATGTTAATTCCTGGTGGTGCTCCCGATGAGGTGGTGACAACCGAAAATCGCACACGCCTGCTATATCAAGGTATCTGCGCTGGATGTCATGCCTACAATATGCGAATGATTGGCCCGCCAACTCTCACCGTGCAGGCCTTGTATCACAATGACCCACAAGCCATTGCTGATTATATAGCGGCGCCTCACAAGGTGAGGCCTGACTATCCAACAATGCCGCCACAGGGGCATTTGTCGCCAGAATTAAGACGTGAAGTCGCAGAGTTTATGTTGAGTGTTACCAAGTAG
- a CDS encoding c-type cytochrome, producing MKRLVLLLTVILAACSDDNVPDVSSEKAAADALQALQGAANAADGKALYAACAACHGAAGEGNSALNSPSLVNQQDWYLERQLNAFRSGVRGSDPKDGYGAQMQAIAKTLPDEAAVKAVVSYISDLKAKPAEKTLDGNVKRGADYYSNLCGACHGPEAEGNDKLQAPALAGVDDWYLLKQFNHFRDGIRGADEADRYGYQMGMMGKTLPDDDVAMDVIAYIQSLAD from the coding sequence ATGAAACGATTGGTGTTATTGCTTACTGTGATATTGGCCGCTTGTAGCGATGACAATGTTCCAGACGTTAGCAGCGAAAAGGCGGCAGCAGATGCCCTGCAAGCTTTACAAGGTGCTGCTAATGCGGCCGACGGTAAGGCGCTATACGCGGCGTGCGCGGCTTGCCACGGTGCGGCTGGTGAAGGGAATAGTGCTTTGAATTCACCTTCCTTAGTGAATCAGCAAGACTGGTATTTAGAGCGTCAGCTAAATGCGTTTAGAAGTGGTGTTCGTGGCAGTGACCCCAAAGATGGTTATGGCGCCCAGATGCAGGCTATTGCCAAAACACTGCCCGATGAAGCCGCCGTTAAGGCCGTGGTTAGTTATATTTCCGATTTGAAAGCAAAGCCTGCTGAAAAAACCCTTGATGGCAATGTTAAGCGCGGTGCTGATTATTACTCCAATTTGTGTGGGGCTTGCCACGGCCCAGAAGCCGAGGGCAATGATAAATTACAAGCGCCGGCCTTGGCTGGGGTGGATGACTGGTATTTGTTGAAGCAGTTTAATCATTTCCGTGATGGCATTCGTGGTGCAGACGAAGCAGATCGCTATGGCTATCAAATGGGCATGATGGGTAAAACACTTCCCGATGACGATGTTGCCATGGATGTGATTGCTTATATTCAATCTTTGGCAGATTAA
- a CDS encoding DMT family transporter produces the protein MSRVQLVTITVMAMVAFAANSLLCREALASDYIGAASFTFIRIGSGAAILGGLLQLKFRDHKLGGNWLSAMALFAYAAAFSFAYISMSAATGALLLFGAVQITMIVYGLWAGERLNAFQVAGVVSACGGIIWLMLPGIEAPPLLGALLMLGAGVSWGVYSILGRGALDPTVATAGNFIRAVPFVCILLLVLGEEASSGLGVAYAIASGALASGVGYALWYKVLPALAATTAATVQLSVPVIASFGGVLLLGEAMTLRFGLASIAVLGGVLLFLMSKQKKPVEA, from the coding sequence ATGTCGCGCGTGCAGTTAGTAACAATCACAGTGATGGCTATGGTCGCATTTGCTGCCAACTCCTTGCTATGTCGCGAAGCGCTGGCATCCGATTATATTGGGGCTGCGAGTTTTACCTTCATTCGCATTGGGTCTGGTGCGGCAATTCTTGGGGGGCTGCTGCAGCTTAAATTTCGAGACCATAAATTGGGCGGAAATTGGTTGTCCGCTATGGCCTTGTTTGCTTATGCGGCGGCATTTTCCTTTGCTTATATCAGCATGAGTGCTGCGACGGGTGCCCTATTACTTTTTGGCGCTGTGCAAATAACTATGATTGTTTATGGCTTATGGGCGGGTGAGCGGCTTAATGCGTTTCAAGTGGCGGGTGTTGTCTCTGCCTGCGGGGGGATTATTTGGCTTATGCTGCCGGGAATAGAAGCCCCGCCATTACTGGGGGCCTTGCTTATGCTCGGAGCCGGTGTGTCCTGGGGTGTGTACTCTATTCTGGGGCGAGGAGCTTTAGATCCGACGGTTGCCACAGCAGGTAATTTTATTCGCGCGGTGCCTTTTGTTTGCATACTGTTATTGGTGTTGGGGGAGGAGGCCAGTAGTGGTCTTGGCGTGGCGTATGCCATTGCCTCCGGTGCTTTGGCATCCGGTGTGGGGTATGCGCTCTGGTATAAAGTGTTACCCGCTTTAGCGGCAACAACCGCGGCGACAGTTCAGTTAAGTGTGCCCGTTATAGCCTCATTCGGCGGCGTATTATTACTTGGCGAAGCGATGACCTTACGATTTGGCTTGGCGTCTATTGCGGTACTGGGTGGTGTCTTATTATTTCTAATGAGCAAGCAGAAAAAGCCAGTTGAGGCCTGA
- a CDS encoding DUF2804 domain-containing protein has protein sequence MNGKPALIGKNGQPTFGLFETGVNEVNFQDYDLRSAMDRKLGGLAKHFKFNQFQFVALVSPQLIVGVAIVDLKLVSNAFVYLYEPQTQVFEEFSFTQPLARQTKIETRPEDGAASFRCGKNQLSIKAQAGRREVSVSLKSGLEISASIDESNTPPLALCSRAGYQGWVYTRKNAAMPCEGHIVWGGKDINLAEIKALASVDWTAGYMRGETFWNWGSLSASLADGRRLGMNLAAGVNETGFTENALWLDDRLIKVDMVNFEFDRYQASSPWRMRSADGIVNIVFTPKGQRKEKINALFIASNFTQHFGVFNGEIRLADEVININNCWGFAEDHFARW, from the coding sequence ATGAATGGTAAGCCGGCATTGATTGGAAAAAATGGCCAGCCGACGTTTGGTCTGTTTGAGACTGGCGTCAATGAGGTTAATTTTCAGGATTATGATTTGCGTTCTGCCATGGACCGTAAATTAGGTGGCCTTGCCAAGCATTTTAAATTTAATCAGTTCCAGTTTGTTGCCTTAGTCAGTCCGCAGCTTATTGTCGGTGTGGCTATCGTCGACCTTAAATTGGTCAGTAACGCCTTCGTATATTTGTATGAGCCACAAACTCAGGTTTTTGAAGAGTTTAGTTTTACACAGCCCTTGGCTCGACAGACCAAGATCGAGACCAGACCAGAAGACGGAGCTGCTAGCTTTCGATGTGGCAAAAATCAGCTGTCAATAAAAGCGCAGGCTGGTCGTCGTGAGGTAAGCGTTAGCTTAAAGAGCGGCTTAGAGATATCGGCGAGTATTGATGAGTCGAATACGCCGCCCTTGGCGCTTTGCAGTCGTGCAGGGTATCAGGGTTGGGTTTATACCCGAAAGAATGCGGCAATGCCCTGTGAAGGGCATATTGTATGGGGTGGTAAAGACATAAACCTAGCTGAGATTAAGGCCTTGGCGTCGGTAGACTGGACTGCCGGCTATATGCGTGGAGAAACGTTTTGGAACTGGGGGAGTCTGTCGGCGAGCTTGGCTGATGGGCGTAGGTTGGGAATGAATCTCGCGGCCGGTGTCAACGAAACGGGCTTTACTGAAAATGCCTTATGGCTTGATGATCGACTGATTAAAGTCGACATGGTGAATTTTGAATTTGACCGTTATCAAGCATCCAGCCCTTGGCGTATGCGCTCGGCGGATGGCATTGTCAATATAGTGTTTACGCCAAAGGGGCAGCGAAAAGAAAAAATTAATGCCCTGTTTATCGCGTCTAATTTCACTCAGCATTTTGGTGTGTTTAACGGTGAAATCCGACTTGCTGATGAAGTCATTAACATTAATAACTGCTGGGGTTTTGCAGAAGACCATTTTGCTAGGTGGTAG
- a CDS encoding 4'-phosphopantetheinyl transferase family protein translates to MISAAEADFAKFIQPEINQHSFSPAVLASANFDKSLFNSALYDQHDVYCPPAMYCASPKRQAEYFAGRYLAAQAMSYFDIHQFTLRADAKRCPQWPSTLVGSITHTNDYAACITALKTDVAAIGIDAQDMINDARVERLQSRIIDKAESSLLSQNELSPALGLSLCFSAKEAIYKALYPYVQQYFGFSAAKLHSIDPSKQTLTFRFDPALWVLHNDRNTLQLNYLCNDQRVLTYLILPASMK, encoded by the coding sequence GTGATCAGCGCAGCAGAAGCAGATTTTGCCAAGTTTATTCAGCCCGAAATTAACCAACACAGCTTCTCACCCGCTGTGTTAGCCAGTGCAAACTTCGATAAAAGCCTATTTAACTCGGCACTTTATGATCAGCATGATGTGTATTGCCCCCCAGCCATGTATTGCGCCAGCCCCAAACGCCAAGCTGAATATTTTGCTGGCCGCTACCTTGCCGCCCAGGCCATGAGCTATTTCGATATACATCAATTTACTTTACGTGCCGATGCTAAGCGCTGCCCCCAGTGGCCCAGCACCTTAGTAGGGAGCATCACCCACACCAATGACTACGCAGCATGTATTACCGCGTTAAAAACTGACGTTGCCGCCATTGGTATCGACGCTCAAGATATGATTAATGATGCCCGTGTAGAACGCTTACAATCTCGCATCATTGATAAAGCTGAATCAAGCCTACTATCCCAAAATGAACTCTCACCCGCGCTGGGCCTAAGCCTGTGTTTTTCTGCCAAAGAAGCTATCTACAAGGCCCTCTACCCTTATGTTCAGCAATATTTTGGTTTTAGCGCCGCCAAGCTGCATAGCATCGACCCAAGCAAACAAACCCTAACATTCCGCTTTGATCCTGCCCTCTGGGTTTTACATAACGACAGGAATACCCTGCAACTTAATTACCTGTGCAACGACCAAAGGGTGCTCACGTATTTAATCTTGCCCGCAAGCATGAAATAG
- a CDS encoding S8 family serine peptidase — protein MAVIKSGRYALGSLVLAALAACGGSGGGAVSAVTDEVEVQATAIESSVSDALTAGEPIDGQYIVLLNKLDLPLISDLPLLGVVTDLLANVGGTLLGSFDNVVRGFVAQLSPEAAELLAQNPLVKLVEQDQTVTIAATQNNATWGLDRVDQASLPLDGSYQYNSDGSGVHVYIVDSGIRTSHQEFAGRVGAGRNFVSSGFLFSSTDPADVEDCNGHGTHVAGTAAGATWGVAKGATVHPVRVLGCGGTGSTSGVIAGIDWLAANYLSPAVANMSLGGFSSTALDEAVQSAIAAGVTFVVAAGNDNTDACTGSPNRIAEAITVGSTVSDDSRSSFSNKGSCVDIFAPGSAISSAWYQSDTDTNVISGTSMASPHVAGAAALILAQQPSASPAAVFAQIVGEGVAGKLSNIGTGSPNLLLQVSNAGDGTPTDFPPTAAFTYSCVDLECSFDGGSSTDDNGVASYQWNFGDGNFASGVTPSYTFDAAGSYAVALTVTDTGSQQNTGVQTVVVTLPGSGPCPECEQTSGTLSATNAQVYTPSSSGFYSDAGQFRAYLEGPANTDFDVYLEKLGGFIFQYWSVVASGETNGSDEAVSYDGSSGTYRWRVKSFSGAGDFILYTDNP, from the coding sequence ATGGCGGTAATAAAGTCTGGGCGTTACGCTCTTGGCAGTTTGGTATTGGCGGCGTTGGCTGCCTGCGGCGGCAGTGGCGGTGGCGCAGTTAGTGCGGTGACCGATGAAGTGGAAGTCCAAGCGACCGCAATTGAAAGCTCGGTCTCTGATGCACTTACTGCGGGTGAGCCCATCGATGGTCAGTATATCGTTTTACTGAATAAATTAGATTTACCGTTAATATCAGATTTACCGCTTTTAGGGGTGGTCACAGATTTGCTGGCAAACGTTGGTGGGACTTTATTGGGAAGCTTTGACAACGTAGTGCGTGGCTTCGTTGCACAGCTCAGCCCAGAGGCGGCCGAATTATTGGCGCAAAACCCCTTGGTTAAGTTAGTGGAACAAGATCAGACGGTAACCATTGCCGCCACACAGAATAATGCCACTTGGGGTCTGGATCGGGTCGACCAAGCTAGTCTGCCTCTAGATGGAAGCTACCAATACAACAGTGATGGTAGTGGGGTGCATGTTTATATCGTTGATAGTGGCATACGTACTAGTCATCAGGAGTTTGCCGGGCGTGTTGGTGCGGGTAGAAATTTTGTGTCCTCCGGCTTTCTTTTCTCAAGTACTGACCCAGCGGATGTAGAAGATTGTAATGGTCATGGTACCCATGTTGCGGGCACAGCAGCCGGTGCTACTTGGGGTGTTGCGAAAGGGGCAACGGTTCACCCTGTTCGGGTGTTGGGCTGTGGTGGAACGGGTAGTACTTCTGGTGTTATTGCGGGCATTGACTGGCTGGCAGCTAACTACCTTAGCCCGGCCGTGGCCAATATGAGTTTAGGTGGCTTTAGCAGTACTGCACTTGATGAAGCGGTTCAATCGGCTATCGCGGCAGGTGTAACTTTTGTGGTTGCAGCGGGTAATGACAATACCGATGCGTGTACTGGGTCGCCTAATAGAATTGCGGAAGCGATTACGGTTGGTTCTACAGTCTCTGATGATAGTCGATCTTCATTTTCAAATAAGGGCAGTTGTGTCGATATTTTTGCTCCTGGCTCAGCGATTAGTTCAGCGTGGTATCAAAGTGATACCGATACCAATGTGATTAGTGGCACCTCTATGGCATCGCCACATGTGGCAGGGGCTGCTGCATTGATTTTAGCTCAGCAGCCATCAGCGAGCCCTGCAGCTGTTTTTGCACAGATTGTTGGAGAAGGAGTTGCGGGTAAATTAAGTAATATTGGTACCGGCTCACCAAATTTATTACTGCAAGTTTCCAATGCTGGTGACGGTACGCCTACAGACTTCCCGCCCACAGCAGCTTTTACGTATAGCTGTGTGGATTTAGAGTGTAGTTTTGATGGTGGAAGCTCGACCGATGATAATGGTGTTGCAAGCTATCAATGGAATTTTGGTGACGGTAATTTTGCAAGTGGTGTGACGCCTAGCTATACCTTTGATGCCGCGGGAAGCTATGCAGTGGCCTTAACGGTGACGGACACTGGCAGTCAGCAAAATACGGGCGTACAAACCGTTGTTGTTACCTTGCCTGGTAGCGGCCCTTGTCCGGAGTGCGAGCAAACTAGTGGCACACTGAGTGCGACCAATGCACAGGTTTATACGCCAAGCAGCAGCGGTTTTTACAGTGATGCAGGGCAATTTAGAGCCTACTTAGAAGGCCCAGCAAATACCGATTTTGATGTGTACTTGGAAAAACTCGGTGGATTTATATTCCAGTATTGGTCTGTTGTCGCATCGGGGGAGACTAACGGTTCGGACGAGGCGGTGAGTTATGACGGCAGCTCAGGTACTTATCGTTGGAGAGTGAAATCTTTTAGTGGTGCCGGTGATTTTATTTTGTACACCGATAATCCCTAA
- the minC gene encoding septum site-determining protein MinC has translation MPLLKSVASKSAPSAAAFRLKGGLFPLTLLEITRYDHNEFAKQLQEKAAEAPVFFKQTPVVLSFEEFDGDINALRIEELVSLCVSHGLLPVALRNSNPELQEQAKQLNLAIMPVGRVKSAPEPAAPAQEAPATDSVQDEAIDSASQQTALSHSPSKVITTPIRSGQQVYAPGGDLIIMASVSAGAEVLADGNIHIYGALRGRALAGVRGDTTARIFCQSLEAELISIAGNFKVDEDLRQDHWKSAIHASLSEQSLCIEPLV, from the coding sequence TTGCCACTATTAAAGTCCGTAGCCAGTAAGTCAGCACCCTCAGCCGCCGCTTTTCGTCTGAAAGGAGGCTTGTTTCCTCTCACCCTTTTGGAAATCACACGATACGACCACAACGAATTTGCTAAGCAGCTGCAGGAAAAGGCCGCAGAAGCGCCTGTCTTTTTCAAACAGACTCCCGTAGTACTTAGCTTTGAAGAGTTTGACGGTGACATCAATGCCCTTCGCATTGAAGAGTTAGTCTCACTTTGTGTATCCCATGGACTGCTGCCGGTAGCTTTACGCAATAGCAATCCCGAGCTACAAGAACAGGCCAAACAACTAAATTTAGCGATTATGCCCGTCGGCCGGGTAAAATCAGCACCAGAACCAGCGGCTCCCGCACAAGAAGCGCCGGCCACTGATAGCGTTCAAGATGAAGCCATTGACTCAGCCAGCCAACAAACTGCACTCAGTCACAGCCCGAGCAAAGTTATCACCACACCTATTCGCTCTGGCCAACAAGTTTACGCACCGGGTGGCGATCTTATTATCATGGCCTCGGTATCGGCCGGTGCAGAAGTATTAGCTGACGGTAATATCCATATTTATGGCGCATTGCGCGGCAGAGCGCTAGCGGGTGTACGCGGCGACACCACTGCACGGATATTTTGCCAAAGCCTAGAAGCAGAATTAATATCTATTGCGGGCAACTTTAAAGTCGACGAAGATCTGCGCCAAGATCATTGGAAGTCAGCGATTCACGCTAGCCTAAGTGAACAATCACTTTGTATTGAACCCTTAGTCTGA
- the minD gene encoding septum site-determining protein MinD: protein MAKIIVVTSGKGGVGKTTTSAAISSGLAMRGHKTVVIDFDIGLRNLDIIMNCERRVVYDFVNVINGEANLRQALIKDKRVENLSILPASQTRDKDALSVEGVERILNELAADGFEYIICDSPAGIEHGAFMAMYFADLAIVVANPEVSSVRDSDRILGILQSKSRRAEQGERVEECLLLTRYNPERVAKGEMLGVQDVEEILATKLLGVIPESETVLKASNQGIPVIHDTESPAGQAYSDAVSRLLGEEVEHRFMSVEQKGLFQRLFGRSA from the coding sequence TTGGCCAAAATAATTGTAGTTACCTCAGGAAAAGGCGGTGTGGGTAAAACCACAACCAGCGCGGCTATTAGTAGCGGCCTCGCAATGCGCGGCCATAAAACCGTTGTCATCGATTTTGACATTGGCCTGCGCAATCTCGATATCATCATGAATTGTGAGCGCCGAGTCGTTTACGACTTCGTCAATGTCATCAATGGCGAGGCCAACCTTCGCCAAGCCTTAATTAAAGATAAGCGGGTAGAGAATTTATCCATATTACCGGCTTCTCAAACACGCGATAAAGATGCACTAAGCGTGGAAGGCGTCGAACGCATTCTGAATGAACTTGCCGCCGATGGCTTTGAATATATTATCTGCGACTCTCCCGCCGGTATAGAACACGGTGCCTTTATGGCGATGTATTTTGCTGATTTAGCCATCGTCGTCGCCAACCCAGAAGTCTCATCAGTACGCGACTCTGACCGTATTCTTGGCATACTACAAAGTAAATCTCGTCGCGCCGAGCAAGGCGAGCGCGTAGAAGAGTGCCTCCTGCTAACCCGCTACAACCCAGAACGAGTAGCCAAAGGTGAAATGCTTGGCGTTCAAGATGTCGAAGAGATCCTTGCCACCAAGCTGTTAGGGGTTATCCCAGAATCAGAAACCGTACTCAAAGCATCTAACCAGGGTATTCCCGTCATTCACGACACCGAAAGCCCTGCGGGCCAAGCGTACTCCGATGCAGTGAGCCGTCTTTTAGGTGAAGAAGTAGAACACCGGTTTATGAGCGTAGAGCAAAAAGGCCTATTTCAACGGCTATTTGGGAGGAGCGCATGA
- a CDS encoding cytochrome-c peroxidase: MRDKLAPVVLWFCAFSGILSSAVVQSETHEWALSEVCPAGFQEREGGCYLQSFYSGYKSLRESGVGGLKTGLPALREGFSAQQIDLGRLLFFDPLLSVDGDMACSSCHQPARGFSDGLGGSVGRHGEVMTRSAPTLWNVGFLRELFWDARADSLEEQMQGPLFSSIEMANTPENLLASLQQDANYPALFAQAFGEKPLSLEQVYTALTAFESSLVSLSSRYDLYANGFHEVLTQTEIEGMNVFRSFVARCAECHTPPAFTNQQIAVIGTPELEGMPRDPGVQAITGDASQRGGFRVPTLRNIELTAPYMHSGRFKTLRDAVAFYTGGRGHAVPEGEHLSLHWHIWEPDLADHELDLLVAFLKTLTDQSFMPVLPQKVPSGLKPVATEFLTY; this comes from the coding sequence ATGCGGGATAAATTAGCACCCGTTGTTTTATGGTTTTGTGCTTTCAGCGGTATTTTGAGTAGTGCAGTTGTGCAGTCAGAAACTCACGAATGGGCATTAAGCGAAGTATGCCCCGCTGGGTTTCAAGAGCGTGAAGGCGGTTGCTATCTACAAAGTTTTTATAGCGGCTATAAGTCATTACGTGAGTCGGGGGTGGGCGGTTTAAAAACCGGATTGCCGGCGCTGCGTGAAGGCTTTAGTGCGCAGCAAATCGATCTTGGCCGGCTGTTATTTTTTGATCCATTACTATCGGTAGATGGTGACATGGCATGCTCATCCTGCCATCAGCCTGCACGTGGTTTTTCCGATGGCTTGGGGGGGAGTGTTGGCCGACACGGTGAAGTGATGACGCGATCGGCGCCAACACTTTGGAATGTTGGGTTTTTACGCGAGTTGTTTTGGGATGCTAGGGCCGACTCCTTAGAGGAGCAAATGCAGGGGCCATTATTTTCAAGTATCGAGATGGCCAACACCCCAGAAAACCTATTGGCGAGTTTGCAGCAAGATGCTAATTACCCTGCTTTATTTGCGCAGGCTTTTGGTGAAAAACCATTGTCGTTAGAGCAGGTATACACAGCCTTAACAGCGTTTGAATCATCACTTGTGTCATTGAGCAGTCGCTATGATTTATATGCTAACGGTTTTCATGAGGTATTAACGCAAACTGAAATCGAAGGCATGAATGTGTTTCGTTCATTTGTAGCTAGGTGTGCTGAGTGCCATACGCCACCGGCATTTACCAACCAGCAAATAGCGGTCATCGGCACACCTGAGTTAGAAGGTATGCCACGTGATCCGGGTGTACAGGCAATTACAGGTGATGCCTCGCAGCGTGGTGGGTTTAGAGTGCCAACGCTACGCAATATCGAGCTAACCGCGCCGTATATGCATTCTGGGCGGTTTAAGACACTGCGTGACGCCGTTGCTTTTTACACAGGTGGCCGAGGGCATGCCGTGCCTGAAGGCGAGCACCTAAGCTTGCATTGGCATATTTGGGAGCCGGATCTGGCTGACCATGAATTAGATTTACTGGTGGCATTTTTAAAGACCTTGACTGATCAAAGTTTTATGCCTGTTTTACCTCAAAAAGTACCATCAGGTTTAAAACCTGTTGCGACTGAATTTTTGACCTATTAA
- a CDS encoding YaiI/YqxD family protein yields MTIWVDADACPVVVREILFKAAVRTRVALTLVANQFVRVPPSPFISAIQVASGFDVADNEIVLRAQAGDLVITSDIPLAAEVIEKGALALSPRGELLTADNVRGRLMMRDFMDTMRSSGVHSGGAAAYSATDKQAFANQLDRYLAKQ; encoded by the coding sequence GTGACAATCTGGGTAGATGCTGATGCGTGTCCGGTTGTGGTACGGGAAATATTGTTCAAAGCGGCAGTGCGTACACGTGTTGCTTTGACTTTGGTTGCGAACCAATTTGTACGTGTTCCACCATCGCCGTTTATTTCCGCCATTCAAGTGGCCAGTGGGTTTGACGTGGCTGACAATGAAATTGTCTTAAGGGCTCAGGCTGGAGATTTAGTGATCACGAGCGATATTCCCTTGGCGGCTGAAGTGATTGAGAAAGGGGCCTTGGCCCTTAGCCCTCGGGGCGAATTACTGACGGCGGATAATGTACGTGGGCGACTCATGATGCGAGACTTTATGGATACAATGCGTTCGTCGGGGGTCCACAGCGGTGGCGCGGCGGCATATAGCGCAACAGACAAGCAGGCATTTGCCAACCAGTTAGATCGCTATTTGGCTAAGCAGTAG